The Papaver somniferum cultivar HN1 chromosome 3, ASM357369v1, whole genome shotgun sequence genome includes a region encoding these proteins:
- the LOC113356479 gene encoding magnesium transporter MRS2-F-like, giving the protein MHDHRGGGATPLMAPPHHQQPPPPHQQPRRKGAGIRSWLVVSDSGKSHVEEVGKHPIMRRTGLPARDLRILDPVLSYPSTILGREKAIVVNLEHIKAIITATEVFVLNFKDPVVSPFVHDLEQKVSGNENPNKAVTEEESPNGNEEEGLLQFRDSFRNSPAKNGDDNVAKGLVDVPKTGGPVVLPFEFKALEVCLECACKSLETETSTLEQEAYPALDELTSKISTLNLQRARHIKSRLVAVFGRVQKVRDELENLLDDDMDMAEMYLTEKLVHLGSEEAASKDDNEINNDEFESDNESDDDDESQSNKSSMLTGFKPNVEELEMLLEAYFAQIEGTLNKLSTMREYIDDTEDYINIMLDDKQNQLLQMGVLLSTANLLLNAGIVVVGVFGMNVHIDLFDPLPGEDENNASSTRFLQTTCGTLVGCLVLYFISIFFGKKRGLLE; this is encoded by the exons ATGCATGATCACAGAGGAGGAGGTGCAACGCCACTAATGGCACCACcgcaccaccaacaaccaccaccgCCACACCAACAACCAAGAAGAAAAGGGGCTGGAATCAGATCATGGTTAGTAGTATCAGATTCAGGTAAATCACATGTAGAAGAAGTAGGGAAACATCCAATTATGAGAAGAACTGGTTTACCAGCGCGTGATTTAAGAATTCTCGATCCAGTTCTTTCATATCCATCAACAATACTTGGTAGAGAAAAAGCTATTGTTGTTAATTTAGAACATATCAAAGCGATTATTACTGCTACCGAAGTATTTGTATTGAATTTTAAAGATCCTGTTGTTTCTCCTTTTGTTCATGATCTTGAACAAAAGGTTTCTGGTAATGAAAACCCTAATAAGGCTGTTACTGAGGAGGAATCACCAAATGGTAATGAAGAGGAAGGTTTGCTGCAGTTTAGGGATTCATTTCGTAATTCACCTGCTAAGAATGGTGATGATAATGTGGCAAAGGGATTGGTAGATGTGCCGAAGACGGGTGGGCCTGTGGTTTTGCCTTTTGAGTTTAAAGCGCTGGAAGTTTGTCTTGAATGTGCTTGTAAGAGTCTTGAAACTGAG ACATCCACACTGGAACAAGAAGCATATCCAGCCTTAGATGAGTTGACCTCTAAAATCAGTACGCTTAACCTCCAACGTGCTAGACATATAAAGAGTCGTCTAGTTGCAGTGTTTGGACGTGTGCAAAAG GTTCGAGATGAACTTGAAAACTTgctggatgatgatatggatatgGCTGAGATGTATTTGACAGAAAAGCTTGTACATTTGGGGtctgaagaagctgcttcaaaggatgataatgaaataaacaatgaTGAATTTGAGTCAGACAATGAAAG cgatgatgatgatgaatcgcAGAGCAACAAGAGCAGTATGCTAACTGGTTTTAAGCCAAACGTTGAAGAGTTGGAGATGCTTTTAGAAGCTTACTTTGCACAGATAGAAGGAACATTAAACAAACTATCAACT ATGAGGGAATACATAGATGACACAGAGGATTACATCAATATAATGCTGGATGACAAACAGAATCAGCTTCTACAGATGGGAGTTTTGCTGAGTACAGCGAATTTATTACTAAATGCGGGAATTGTAGTTGTAGGAGTCTTTGGCATGAATGTTCACATCGATCTCTTTGATCCTCTTCCCGGAGAAGATGAGAATAATGCCTCTTCTACAAGGTTTCTGCAAACTACATGTGGTACTTTAGTTGGTTGCCTTGTTTTGTACTTCATTTCCATCTTCTTTGGTAAGAAAAGAGGACTTTTGGAATAA
- the LOC113356480 gene encoding uncharacterized protein LOC113356480 produces MNNYRHREENPLLCDFHPKQAIIGICPLCLKERLVILASKQGSLDNFIPYYKESSSIVHHETSATATSNNVHHRNKSLLALKIFALRFFLHRHLEFRKSSDNFHVVDADCQGYESTSQEDSFISIKFQDNEVVSWDKGTKNTKEENLEKLSSNNHINLTNKEQTKISAMNKDIRLPTSTTTTSSINKNNSSSVVEHVKSHAVLKWRKRIGQLFQIMRWKKRSSSGSNKTNVNHVMINKVSSSGGVKMRKGNWIRTLTKRMR; encoded by the exons ATGAACAACTACCGCCACAGGGAAGAAAACCCACTATTATGTGATTTTCATCCAAAGCAAGCCATTATAGGAATATGTCCGCTTTGCTTGAAAGAGAGACTTGTCATATTAGCTTCAAAACAAGGAAGTCTTGATAACTTCATTCCTTATTACAAAGAATcatcatcaattgttcatcatgaAACCAGTGCTACTGCCACTTCTAACAATGTCCATCACAGGAATAAATCTCTCCTTGCGTTAAAAATATTCGCTTTAAGGTTTTTCCTTCATCGGCATCTCGAGTTCCGCAAGTCATCGGACAATTTCCATGTAGTTGATGCTGATTGCCAAGGTTATGAATCAACCAGCCAAGAAG ATTCATTCATCTCAATCAAGTTCCAAGACAATGAAGTAGTATCATGGGATAAGGGGACAAAGAATACGAAGGAAGAAAACCTTGAAAAATTGTCTAGTAATAATCACATCAACTTAACCAACAAGGAGCAAACAAAAATCAGTgccatgaacaaggatataagattgccaacatcaacaacaacaactagcAGTATCAACAAGAATAATAGTAGTAGTGTGGTGGAGCATGTGAAGTCACATGCCGTGCTTAAGTGGCGTAAACGTATTGGCCAGTTATTTCAGATCATGAGATGGAAAAAAAGATCATCAAGTGGTAGTAACAAAACTAATGTCAACCATGtgatgatcaacaaagttagtaGTAGTGGGGGTGTTAAGATGAGGAAAGGAAATTGGATAAGAACCCTAACAAAGAGAATGAGATAA